From a region of the Dictyostelium discoideum AX4 chromosome 2 chromosome, whole genome shotgun sequence genome:
- the polZ gene encoding DNA polymerase zeta catalytic subunit: MNNYNEDNNTKQQSRVYFSVRIVDIDYYQTRPVQGLDVMVSPLSSSNNNKTIEEVPIVRIFGSTPAGQKCCLHLHQLFPYFFIEYTENSLSTEYVSTYIRKLVSTLNLALNHSNNNNNNNNNNNNNNNNSNNNINSNNNNNVFLKQYIFNAKLVRGRPFYGYHSTDKIFIKIYLYNPDDINRVANLLRSGMIMSRCFRVFESHIPFILQVFLDYNLSGMSNIEFTNAYFRLPLPEKLKKWGTKEYDLSQLNLNSNISESSSSDDCIENRKWFKDSLINNNKNNNNNNNNNNIKISVVKNRKTTCELEVDAIIYDIFKFDGNNSTPQQDIDVETKLVKSLNIIWNEEALRRKQLGVDSQFTQVPDQIRKPANIGFFSKPLAIKNLQEIIKKEREQINNILIKNQQKQQQKHQQQQQQENTHTNENNNKNNNNNNNTNITMNTTTTSDEISSIPSFNDELKVHLHQQQQEIQKMDDQEFEFSQQFLSTPLSNTSFDQLDSNIKILDDYGDNNNNNNNNNNNNNNNNNNNNNNNNNNNNNNNKNNNGKGDNMQIDNQNNMVTVLPVSKDVGGTSTEAEKSFVINGHDDDFNEKLLKDDDNNKSGDVKDVGENDDDNNNINNQDGKLGEQEQEEEQEEEKDDDDSSDNEEFNNQEFQSQREASDIIGTQSKLIDMFLNEEKDADLWALTDSDDEEQKPSPKKRSFTETLQSSNNEIPQIDGPTDKKIFKLKFVTNNNNNNNNNNNNNNNNNNNNNNNNNNNNNNNNNNNNNNNNNNNNNNNSNSNNNNINNRFNNQTVSLPQPQPAKQLPIVKKLLAFNNNKNNNSNNNKGLKSILLNSSNKKKRNVNKSVRFLDDITIPETQVEYVPETPSSLSSLTTTTSTSNTSKIISVLKTYDNDHNDNDNYSYKPIQKDFKDSLFKLDRGQSAISISNNLDQLLASQLKEKEKEKEKEKEKEKEKEKEKEVKKKVEEEEYDDDIIFETQIPQINFTASIDCSSKIKENNFNIGLQSPPSPPPQSPPSPPPPIYNMVSPLKDTAITTTTTTTTTTSKAASKETSSVPMIVGNNQDKSIIKSLPLQPTQSSFSIGLWTPLSDSDQTTFSKTNNLSDNCPTTTSKTPNNEKGGNSNFLVPFLPIGDSPIKNNEKQLEDKKKNDNNNNNNNNNNNNNNNNNNNNKNNNNNNNKNNNKNSIINSPLSPTPPTFTLDDIIIPNKKIQPLKKPSQQPIQQQQQQQTLKIEAPYVSPNKKSAEDGNINVDISPLKPIYIHFEKSPTPPSPIKFITSPIKKPKFEEQDPKPVLSQQVKYSNSNRAFNDYFEIKEDDLEDAMDILQDFTITSKTIPYSQQQQQQQSSSSPQSLSSPQSLSSSPLISSPYSPPPPIFNYSQQHQQQTTTTKNKVNNNYQNETPPLSDVSNIQDIVFSLNSDQFSQTTINNKKNSSNEKESTKTENNIYSNDNDIDFFNGGSEGEDDDQIINIKGNKVPTTTTAMATTALATTTTTATATATTSTATTTATTTLKTVFKLSNLAPSLNDIYKELNQMNKPINIYQEPFYSNPMDIPRIPRKPVVPLQQFKSNLKEYKGINHWKRVFLPVSPFNNNNNNNQNNISNIFTLAIPPPSKLQLLNELSINMDNNHGCEKTKNKLIVTKNEKEKEKEKEKEKEKEKAKAKDNDFKFNEIKRKENYEQYFSEFSQISQHTPSPIKYVRDFSKKRLQSNQNQNLTILSVEIHCNSRDNLNPNPEFDSIQSIIYCIRDEQSIEIEGDQYQDIKGILMVNDGHYENENNSYGLNCFIKVLHNEFELFKSFVELIRSYDIDILVGFEVQMSSIGYLIERANQLGLSLCDEISRVISNTGLTGQNTTTTKGANRTKRTNYFSKDRDQYSFEHFTGMKIIGRIVLNLWRLLRHEITLDNYTYQNLCFHVLNKRQEEYSFKKLTNWYGGGGGSSNTFQQHQHQHQYQQRWRTLEYYLKKCENNFNLIYAFDLIQRTSEFSRVYGIDFNSVLSRGSQYTVESMLLRLTKPENFILLSPSREEVLSQPMPESIPLVMDPITRLYNSPVVVLDFQSLYPSIMIAYNYCYSTCLGKVQNNFKSNNNNNNNNNNNNNNNNNNNNNNNNNNNNNNNNNNNNNNNNNNNNNNNNNNNNQGGEEHIDDNDNSKINKKKFGASWLENKLGLLESISIEHLNISPNNVIFTDKSIRTGLFPKLLQEVLDTRIMVKRAMKKIDKGDKKMFNILNARQLGLKMMANVAFGYTAATYSGRMPCIEIGDSIVQTARETLEAAIKIVESSKEWNAKVVYGDTDSLFVLLPGVSREKAFEIGQNIANKVTSLNPSPVKLLFEKVYHPCILVNKKRYVGYKYESPSQTEPIFDAKGIETVRRDSCKVVSKILEKSIRIIFETKDISLVKSYVIRQWEKILQDRFSLSDFIFSKEVRLGTYKCQQQQNNIDDLNGLPPAALIASRLMKSDPRLEPRYGERVKYVVVYGEPNSRLIDLVLTPMEFLERSDRLRINVIYYITKQILPALDRIFKVLNVNVRQWFNDQPKQLLLTPIQRMSKYYYFHHHLKRNQQLKIQYENNNNNNNNNNDHQNTTIDQFYKTSSCLVCGSAIDRTSDEDNNNVDEQQSLSSYPICKSCGMDEQTSYFTLVSRYKYIENQKNKVNDICRSCIRDQSVETIDCISLDCSIFYQRRKLVQLFKNIEIWFKSQQQFDY, translated from the exons atgaataattaCAATGAAGATAATAACACAAAACAACAATCCAGAGTTTATTTTAGTGTTAGAATAGTTGATATCGATTATTATCAAACTAGACCAGTGCAAGGTTTGGATGTAATGGTATCTCCCttatcatcttcaaataacaataaaaccATCGAAGAGGTACCAATTGTTAGAATATTCGGATCAACACCAGCCGGTCAAAAGTGTTGTTTACACCTTCATCAACTATTTCCATACTTTTTCATTGAATATACtgaaaattcattatcaacTGAATATGTCTCAACATATATTAGAAAATTAGtttcaactttaaatttagctttaaatcattcaaataataataataacaataataataataataacaacaataataataatagtaataataatattaatagtaataataataataatgtttttttaaaacaatatatatttaatgcTAAATTAGTAAGAGGTAGACCATTTTATGGGTATCATTCAACTGATAAAATATTCATTAAAATCTATTT atataatccAGATGATATTAATAGGGTAGCAAATTTATTAAGAAGTGGTATGATAATGAGTAGATGTTTTAGAGTATTTGAATCTCATATACCATTCATATTACAAGTATTCTTGGATTATAATTTATCTGGTATgtcaaatattgaatttacaAATGCATACTTTAGATTACCATTACccgagaaattaaaaaaatggggAACAAAAGAATATGATTTAtctcaattaaatttaaattcaaatattagtgaaagtagtagtagtgatgATTGTATTGAAAATAGAAAATGGTTTAAAgattcattaataaataataataaaaataacaataacaataataataataacaatattaaaatatcagtggtaaaaaatagaaaaacaACATGTGAATTAGAAGTTGATGCAATCATTTATGAtatctttaaatttgatgGAAATAATTCTACACCACAACAAGATATAGATGTTGAAACTAAATTggttaaatcattaaatataatttggaATGAGGAAGCATTGAGAAGAAAACAATTAGGTGTTGATTCTCAATTCACTCAAGTACCTGATCAAATTAGAAAACCTGCAAATATTGGTTTCTTTTCAAAACCTTtagcaattaaaaatttacaagaaatcattaaaaaagaaagagaacaaattaataatatattaataaaaaatcaacaaaagcAGCAAcaaaaacatcaacaacagcaacaacaggaAAATACACatacaaatgaaaataataataaaaataataataataataataacactaATATTACAATGAATACTACGACGACTAGTGATGAAATATCATCCATTCCatcatttaatgatgaattaaaaGTTCATTtgcatcaacaacaacaagaaatcCAAAAGATGGATGATCAAGAGTTTGAATTTTCACAACAATTTTTATCAACACCACTTTCAAATACTTCTTTCGATCAGTTGGactcaaatattaaaattttggaTGAttatggtgataataataataataataataataataataataataataataataataataataataataataataataataataataataataataataataataaaaataataatggtaaaggTGATAATATGCAAATTGATAATCAAAACAATATGGTTACAGTATTACCAGTTAGTAAAGATGTAGGTGGAACTTCAACAGAAGCGGAAAAATCATTTGTAATTAATGGtcatgatgatgattttaatgaaaaattgttaaaagatgatgacaataataaaagtggAGATGTAAAGGATGTAGGTGagaatgatgatgataataataatatcaataatcaGGATGGGAAACTAGGGGAACAAGAGCAAGAAGAAGagcaagaagaagaaaaagacgATGACGATAGTAGCGATAACGAAGAGTTTAATAATCAAGAGTTTCAATCTCAAAGAGAAGCATCAGATATCATTGGTACTCAATCTAAATTAATAGATATGTTTTTAAATGAAGAGAAGGATGCTGATCTTTGGGCTTTAACTGATAGCGATGATGAAGAACAAAAACCATCtccaaaaaaaagaagttttACTGAAACACTTCAaagtagtaataatgaaattccTCAAATAGATGGTCCAACcgataaaaaaatttttaaattaaagtttgttaccaataacaacaacaacaacaacaacaacaacaacaacaacaacaataataataataataataataataataataataataataataataataataataataataataataataataataataataataataataataataatagtaatagtaataataataacattaataatagGTTTAATAACCAAACTGTTTCTTTACCTCAACCACAACCAGCAAAGCAATTACCAAttgtaaagaaattattagcttttaataataataaaaataataatagcaataataataaaggttTAAAAAGTATACTATTGAATTCAAGTAATAAAAAGAAGAGAAACGTAAATAAGAGTGTTAGGTTTTTGGATGATATAACAATTCCTGAGACTCAAGTAGAATATGTTCCTGAAACAccttcttcattatcatcctTAACTACAACTACTTCCACCTCCAATACCTCCAAAATTATTTCAGTATTGAAAACATATGATAATGACCATAATGACAATGACAATTATTCTTACAAACCCAttcaaaaagattttaaagatagtttatttaaattagatAGAGGACAAAGTGCAATAAGTATTTCCAATAATTTAGATCAACTTTTAGCATCCCAactaaaagaaaaagaaaaagaaaaagaaaaagaaaaagaaaaagaaaaagaaaaagaaaaagaaaaagaagtcAAGAAAAAagtagaagaagaagagtatgatgatgatattataTTTGAAACTCAAATAccacaaataaattttactGCCAGTATTGATTGTAGTAgtaaaatcaaagaaaataattttaatattggtcttcaatcaccaccatcaccacctccacaatcaccaccatcaccacctcCACCAATTTATAATATGGTATCACCATTAAAGGATACTGCTataactactactactacaactaccactaccacttcTAAAGCAGCTTCAAAAGAAACATCATCTGTACCAATGATTGTTGGAAATAATCaagataaatcaataataaaatcattaccaCTTCAACCAACacaatcatcattttcaattggaCTATGGACACCATTATCAGATTCAGACCAAACCACATTCTCAAAAACTAACAATTTATCTGATAATTGTCCAACCACCACATCAAAAACtccaaataatgaaaaaggtggtaattcaaattttttagtCCCATTTCTTCCTATTGGTGATTctccaattaaaaataatgaaaaacaacTTGAAGATAAGAAAAagaatgataataataataataataataataataataataataataataataataataataataataataaaaataataataataataataataaaaataataataaaaatagtattaTAAATTCACCTTTATCACCAACTCCACCAACATTCACTTTGgatgatattattataccaaataaaaaaatccaaCCATTAAAGAAACCATCACAACAACCaatccaacaacaacagcagcaacaaacATTAAAGATTGAAGCACCCTATGTTTcaccaaataaaaagagTGCAGAAGATGGTAATATAAATGTTGATATATCACCACTAAAGCCTATTTATATTCACTTTGAAAAATCACCAACACCACCTTCAcctattaaatttataacttCACCAATTAAGAAACCGAAATTTGAGGAACAAGATCCTAAACCTGTATTATCTCAACAAGTAAAATATTCCAATTCAAATAGAGCGTttaatgattattttgaaattaaagaagatGACCTTGAGGATGCAATGGATATTCTTCAAGATTTCACAATCACTTCTAAAACTATACCTTattctcaacaacaacaacaacaacaatcatcatcatcaccacaatcattatcatcaccacaatcgttatcatcatcacctttaatttcttcaccATATTCACCTCCACcaccaatttttaattattcacaacaacatcagcagcaaacaacaaccactaaAAAcaaagtaaataataattatcaaaatgaaaCACCTCCACTTTCAGATGTATCAAATATACAAGatattgttttttctttaaatagtGATCAATTTTCTCAAACAActataaacaataaaaaaaatagtagtaatgaaaaagaatcaacaaaaacagagaataatatttattcGAATGATAAcgatattgatttttttaatggtggtagtgaaggagaagatgatgatcaaatcattaatattaaaggaaataaagtgccaaccacaacaacagcaatggCAACAACAGCATtggcaacaacaacaacaacagcaacagcaacagcaacaacttcaacagcaacaacaacagcaacaactacATTAAAAactgtttttaaattaagtAATTTAGCACCAAGTTTAAATGATATTTACAAAgaattgaatcaaatgaataaaccaattaatatttatcaaGAGCCATTTTATTCAAATCCAATGGATATACCACGAATTCCAAGGAAACCAGTTGTACCACTCcaacaatttaaatcaaatttaaaagaatataaagGTATTAATCATTGGAAAAGAGTTTTTCTACCAGTTTcaccatttaataataataataataataatcaaaataacaTTAGCAATATTTTTACACTTGCAATACCACCACCTTCTAAATTACAACTTTTGAATGAATTATCTATTAATATGGATAATAATCATGGTTGTGAAAAAACtaagaataaattaatagtaacaaaaaatgaaaaagaaaaagaaaaagaaaaagaaaaagaaaaagaaaaagaaaaagcaaaagcaaaagataatgattttaaatttaatgaaattaaaagaaaagaaaattatgaACAATATTTTAGTGAATTTTCACAAATATCTCAACATACACcatcaccaattaaataTGTTAGAGATTTTAGTAAGAAAAGATTACAAtccaatcaaaatcaaaacttAACAATATTATCAGTTGAAATTCATTGTAATAGTcgtgataatttaaatccaaatcCAGAGTTTGattcaattcaatcaataatttattgTATTCGTGATgaacaatcaattgaaattgaaggtGATCAATATCAAGATATTAAAGGTATTTTAATGGTTAATGATGGTCattatgaaaatgaaaataattcatatggattaaattgttttattaaagttttacataacgaatttgaattatttaaatcatttgttgaattaattagAAGTTATGATATTGATATATTGGTTGGATTTGAAGTTCAAATGTCATCAATtggttatttaattgaacgTGCTAATCAATTAGGTTTATCATTATGTGATGAAATTTCAAGAGTAATTTCAAATACAGGATTAACAGGTCAAaatacaactacaaccaAAGGAGCAAATAGAACAAAGAGaactaattatttttcaaaagatCGTGATCAATATAGTTTTGAACATTTCACAGGTATGAAAATTATTGGCAGAATCGTTTTAAATTTATGGAGATTATTAAGACATGAAATCACTCTAGATAATTATACTTATCAAAATTTATGTTTtcatgttttaaataaaagacAAGAAGaatatagttttaaaaaattaacaaattggtatggtggtggtggtggtagtagcaATACCtttcaacaacatcaacatcaacatcaatatcaacaaagATGGAGAACATtagaatattatttaaagaaatgtgaaaataattttaatttaatatatgcttttgatttaattcaaaGAACTAGTGAATTCTCTAGAGTTTAtggtattgattttaatagtGTTTTAAGTAGAGGTTCACAATATACAGTAGAGAGTATGTTATTAAGATTAACGAAACCAGAGaatttcatattattatcaccaagTAGAGAGGAGGTATTATCACAACCAATGCCAGAATCAATACCACTAGTAATGGATCCAATTACAAGATTATATAATAGTCCAGTTGTAGTTTTAGATTTTCAATCTTTATATCCATCAATAATGATTGCAtataattattgttactCAACTTGTTTAGGTAAAGTTCAAAATaactttaaatcaaataataataacaacaataataataataataataataataataataataataataataataataataataataataataataataataataataataataataataataataataataataataataataataataataataataataataataatcaaggTGGTGAAGAAcatattgatgataatgataatagtaaaattaataaaaagaaatttggaGCAAGTTGgttagaaaataaattaggattacttgaatcaatttcaattgaacatttaaatatttcaccAAATAATGTTATATTTACagataaatcaattagaaCTGGATTATTTCCAAAGTTGTTACAAGAGGTATTGGATACTAGAATTATGGTAAAGCGTGCAATGAAAAAGATTGATAAAGGTGATAAGAAAATGTTCAATATATTGAATGCACGTCAATTGGGGTTAAAGATGATGGCAAATGTTGCATTTGGTTACACAGCCGCCACTTATTCTGGTAGAATGCCATGtattgaaattggtgattCAATTGTTCAAACTGCAAGAGAAACATTGGAAGCTGCCATAAAGATTGTAGAGTCTTCAAAAGAATGGAATGCAAAAGTTGTCTATGGTGATACTGATAGTTTATTCGTATTGTTACCAGGTGTTTCTAGAGAGAAAGCTTTTGAAATTGGTCAAAACATTGCAAACAAAGTAACTTCACTCAATCCATCTCCCGTGAAACTATTGTTTGAAAAGGTGTATCATCCATGTATTCTAGTTAATAAAAAACGTTATGTAGGCTACAAATATGAATCACCATCTCAAACTGAACCAATTTTCGATGCTAAAGGTATCGAAACCGTTAGAAGGGATTCATGTAAGGTTGTCTCTAAAATATTGGAGAAATCAATTAGAATCATATTTGAAACAAAAGATATTTCATTAGTAAAAAGTTATGTAATTAGACAATGGGAAAAAATATTACAAGATAGATTTAGTTTATcagattttattttctcaAAAGAAGTTAGATTAGGTACTTATAAAtgtcaacaacaacaaaataatattgatgatttaaatggtCTACCACCTGCTGCATTAATTGCTTCAAGATTAATGAAATCAGATCCAAGATTAGAACCAAGATATGGTGAAAGAGTTAAATATGTTGTAGTATATGGTGAACCAAACTCAAGATTAATCGATTTGGTTTTAACACCAATGGAGTTTTTAGAAAGATCAGATCGTCTAAGAATAAATGTAATCTATTATATCACTAAACAAATCCTTCCTGCTCTCGATAGAATTTTCAAAGTTTTAAATGTAAACGTTAGACAATGGTTTAATGATCAaccaaaacaattattattaacaccaATTCAAAGAATgtcaaaatattattattttcatcatcatttaaaaagaaatcaacaattaaaaattcaatatgaaaataataataataataataacaataataatgaccatcaaaatacaacaattgatcaattttataaaacttCAAGTTGTTTGGTTTGTGGTTCCGCAATTGATAGGACTAGTGACGAAGATAACAATAATGTGGATGAACAACAATCACTTTCATCTTATCCAATTTGTAAATCTTGTGGTATGGATGAACAAACTAGTTATTTCACATTAGTTTCAAGATATAAGtatattgaaaatcaaaagaataaAGTTAATGATATTTGCAGAAGTTGTATAAGAGATCAAAGTGTAGAAACGATTGATTGCATTTCCTTAGATTGTTCAATATTCTATCAACGAAGGAAATTAGTGCAATTGTTCAAAAATATAGAAATTTGGTTTAAAAGTCAACAGCAATTcgattattaa